GAGACGGAGCGCCTGATCTCCTTCGGCCAGGCAGCCGAGGGTAAAGATGCGCTGGAAACCCAGATGATCTTGAACCACAAGCAGGCCATCGAGTTTCTCGTGGAGGACGCCGATGAGATCGGCTTGAACAGGTATTCCATCCTGAATCTCCATGCCATCCTGTCCGATAACCTCCTCCCCAACCCGGAGGCCTGCGGCAGGCTGCGGCAAATCGCCGTCGGTATCGGCGGCTCGGTCTATACACCGATTTCTACCACACAACTCCTGGATGAATACTTCCAGCGGGTTCTCGATACAGCAGATGCTATCACCGATCCCTTTGAACAGGCGTTCTTCGCTCTGGTGCACCTCTCCTATCTGCAGCCATTCGAAGACGTCAACAAGCGAGTAGCACGGCTTGTCGCCAACATCCCGTTGGTCAGACACAACCTCTGCCCGCTCTCCTTCATCGATGTGCCCAAGCGCTCCTATGTCGAAGGAATACTCGGCGTCTACGAACTGAATCGAATCGAATTGCTGCGTGACGTCTTTGTCTGGGGATACGAACGGTCGGTCAAGCGCTACCTGAGTACACGGGAAGAGCTGGGGGAACCAGACCCCTTCCGAATGAAGTACCGTTCTGCCTTGACTGAGGTGGTCCGACACGTGGTTCTCCAAGCCCAGGAGAGTGTGCGGGAATTTGTCAGCGAATGGGCGGCGAAGCATATTCCGGAAACCGACCGCTCACGGTTTATCAGCCTTGTGCATACAGAATTGAAGGGTCTGCACGAGGGGAATATCGCGCGGTTTCGGCTGCGGCCGGCGGAATTTCAGGCGTGGCGAGAGAAGAAAACCAGCACCTCACCCAACTCCGCGACTGGCTCCTCCCCATGCTGATGAACGGCCAGGTGACGGTTGCGTAAGGAGGGCACGATGACCATAGACCGCTCCACCGAATATCTGCTGAGCCTGTTCAACGAGCTTCGCAAGCTCCCTCGTGAAACCGAATGGGTGGAGTTCAAGCACAACAATGATGATCCCGAGGAGATCGGCGAATACCTGTCCGCCCTCGCCAATGCCGCTGCGTTGACGGGGAAGGTGCACGCTTACCTCGTCTGGGGCGTGGACAACGATACCCATGAGGTCGTCGGCACAACCTTTGACCCGGGCAAGGCCAGAGTCGGTAATGAAGAGATGGAAAGCTGGCTGCTGCGGCTGCTAAGCCCCAAAATCAACTTCCGGTTTCACCCCTTCCTGTCCGATGGAAAGCCGGTGGTGCTTCTGGAGATCGGTGCCGCCTTCCGCCACCCCGTGCAGTTCAAGGGGACTGAATACATCCGGGTCGGTTCCTACAAGAAGAAGCTCAAGGACTTCCCCGAAAAAGAACGGGATCTGTGGCGGGTATTTGATCGAATTCCCTTTGAGCGGGAGATCGCGGCGGAAAATGTGACCGTTGAAGAAGTCCTTAAGCTGCTCGACTATCCTGCCTATTTTGATCTGCTTTCCCTGCCGTTGCCGGAAGGTCGAGATGGTATTCTCTCTGCCTTGGCGGGCGAAGAGATGATTGCCCCCGGGAAGGCCGGCAAGTGGAACATCACCAACCTGGGAGCGGTGCTCTTTGCCAAACGACTTGCCGATTTTCGGCCCCTGCGGCGTAAGGCGGTGCGGGTTGTACTGTACAAGGGGGAAAGCCGTGTCGAGACCGTGCGGGAACAGGAAGGTGCCAAAGGGTACGCATCCGGTTTTGAAGGGCTGATTGGATTTGTTACCAATCTGCTTCCCTCCAATGAGGTGATCGGCCAGGCCCTGCGCAAGGAAGTGCCTATGTTCCCTGATCTCGCTATTCGTGAGCTCGTTGCCAACGCCATCATCCATCAGGACTTTCACCTTTCCGGCACAGCTCCCATGGTCGAGATATTTTCCAATCGTATGGAGATCACCAACCCCGGACTGCCACTGGTGAGAACCGACCGCTTTTTGGATAGTCCGCCCAAATCCCGCAATGAAGCCCTGGCCTCGTTCATGCGCCGAATCGGTGTCTGCGAGGAACGAGGCAGCGGCGTGGACAAGGTGGTGTTTCAGACCGAACTCTATCAACTCCCCGCACCGCTGTTCGAGACGAGCGACGAGCACACCCGCGCCGTGCTCTTCGCCCACCGCGAATTCCGGGGGATGGACAAGGCAGATCGTATACGCGCCTGCTACCTGCACGCCTGCCTTCGTTATGTACAGCGTGACTTCATGACCAATACCACCCTGCGGGAGAGGTTCGGGATTGAAGAGAAGAACAGTTCCATGGCCTCACGAATCATCAGGGACACCATCGAGGCCGGACTGATCCGCTGCCACGATGAAACCGTTGGCAGCAAGGCCAGGAAATACCTGCCGTGGTGGGCATGATAATCACCATGAATTTGCTTGACTGTTGCTTGACCAAGAGGGCGCTTTCTGGACGGAGCTCAGAGAAAACCCCTGATATTTAGGTCGTTAAATGTTGCCTTTTTGTTTGATGGATGCTTGACGCTGTAGCAAAAATTCAATGTCCACTGGAGCGGATATGAAGATCGGCAGGAATGATCCCTGCCCTTGCGGCAGCGGGATTAAGTACAAGAAATGCTGCGCTGGTAAACAAGAGGCTGGCGGACAGCCTGCCGGCATGGGCGAGGCCATGGGGGAGCTGAGGGAACTCCTCAAGGGGCAGAGCTTCTCCTCGCTAGAAGAAGCCAACGCCTTCATAGGCAAACATATGCAACAGCGCAATCAGGCCCCCATGGACGACTTCCACGGCCTGTCATCGGAGCAGATGCACCGGTTTCTCCACTTCCCGTTCGAGACGCCCCATCTGGTCACCTTTCCATCCCAACTCGACATTGCCCCGGAAGCCCCGATTATGACCTTCTTCAACCTGCTGGCTGATGCCATTGGCGAAGAAGGTCTGAAGGCGACCGCCACCGGCAATCTCCCCCGCAACTTCTGCCGAGAGGCGGCCCTAGCCTTTCTGGGGGAGGAAGGGTACCGGGAGAAGACCAGATTTTGCGGCATCAACACCGAACCGGACTTTCCGGAACTTCACGTCACAAGGCTGGTTGCGGAACTGGCCGGGCTGATCCGGAAGTACAAGGGAAGGTTCATCCTCGGCAGGGAGTGCCGGAAGCTTTTGGCAGAAAAGGGCCCGTCCGGCATTTACCCGCGGCTGCTCCGTGCCTTTACCCGGGAGTACAATTGGGGATACCAGGACCGGTATCCGGATTTCCAGATTATCCAGCAATCCTTTCTGTTCACGTTGCATCTGCTGCAGCGATTTGGCGCTGAGTGGCAGATGTCTGGGTTCTACGCCGACAACTTCCTGCGGGCCTTTCCCGCAGTACTCGGGGAGGCGCAGCCACTCCATTTTGAGACCGCCGAAGATATGGTCGGTCGCTGCTACGCCATCCGCGTCCTGGACCGGTTTGCCGGGTTTCTCGGCCTGGCGGAGATCGAGCGTGATCCCGACAAAAGGTTTTCCGACGAGTTCCGCCTGCGCAAGCTGCCGCTCCTGGACCATGTCGTCCAGTTTCATCCGTGAGGTGCCGAAGTGGCCATGCTGATAGTGGAGAGTGAGCGGCCACGTCTGTTGCGTCACGTGATCCTAGATGTCGTTGTCGACACCATCAACCAGCGTGCCGGCGGCGGATGAATGAATATCAGGAAACTTTTTCCGACACCAGTTTCTCCAAATGCCTGGCCCATTTCGTGAGCCATTCCTTTTTCTCCTTATCGTACTTGTTCCGATTGTAGACCCCAATCACGCCCTGCTTGGCGTGGTTAAGGATGGCGTCGATGATCTCGTCCGGACAGCCGAGTTCCGACAGTTTCGTTGCGGTTGTCCTGCGCAAATCATGAGGGGTCCAGCGAGGGAGGCCAAAGTACTCCTTCATCTCCTCGGTTTTCTTCCCGTCGCCGGTCGGGCGGCCCCCGTCCCGTTCATCGCAAACCATATGGGAGAGTGCGTGACGCTGGAGGGGGGCCACAAGGGAGGGCCCAGGAAACACGTAGCTGCTGTAGTTGGGATTCTCTCCAATCAACCGAAGAGCTAAGGGAGAGAGAAAGACCCTGTGAGCCTCTTGCCGGTGGTTTCGGGTTTTGATCCGTTCAGGAGGTATGGTCCACCAATTGCCGTCGATTTCATCCCATGTCATGCCGGTGACCTCTCCTGGGCGTTGGGCCGTTACCAGGACGAGGAGCAGTGCCCTTCGGGTTTCGGGTGTCCCGGGAGCATTGGCGGAATGCAGTAACTTCCAGACGAACTTGATTTCCGCATCGGACAAAGTGCGAGACGTGCTCACCGGCTTTATGGAGGGAACAGCCGCCGGGAGGCGGGTGAAAGGGTTGAAGTCGGCCAGTTCACGCTCCAGGGCGAAATTGAACATGGCCCGGGCAATTTTCATGACCCCGCGGGCCTGACCGGGAGTCTCCGCGGCGATGGGATCAATGAGGTCAATGGCGTCACGACGTCGTATGTCAGAGACCCGACGGTGGCTCCAGGCCGGAAGGACGTATTTGTCGAGGGTTCTAACCGTTTCGCGTGAGGTGGAGGCAGCTCGATGTTGTTCCGTGAATTTCTTGTACTGCTCGACGAGGTCTGCCACGGTGAAAGGGGCTTCCTCTTTGGCGACAACGGGTTCAGCCTGAGGATTTACTCCCTTGCCGACCAGCAATGCCGCTTCCCGAAATTTCTCCCGTGCCTCGGCAAGTGAAACCTTCGGGTACTGCCCGAGATTCAGCCGGTGGCGTTTGCCGTTCAGGGTGTAGATGTATTGAAACGTCTTGACGCCGGAAGGCAGGACCCTTAGAGTAAACCCGTGTCCTTCGCGGATGCAGTATTCTTTTTCAGGTGGCTTGATTGATTGGAGAAAGCGGTCGGTGAATTTCATGGAACCTCTGTGGAACCTTCAGTGTCTCCGAAATAGGGCTAAACAAGTTAAATACAGGAAAACATAATTAAATATAAAATCGCTGTTAAGTCAAATAATTAGTGTTGGGTGGCTGGCCAAATTTAATGGTCGATAACTCCGTTTAACGGGTTGGTACATGCTTCGGGAGCAGGGGGTCGGAGGTTCAAATCCTCTCGCCCCGACCATTTATTTCCCGATTACGAGGGGAGGTCACACCATTGCGGTGGGCCTCCCCTTTGTTGTTTGTGCGCAAATTGCCCTGGTGCATCCGGCGGTGCCGGAGAAAATGATTGTCACCAATGGGCCGGAAATGCTACAAAATCAAGGTTTGTCGAACAGTTGCGGACACCACGGGAAAACGGTGCGGAAAATGGGGTTCGATACGCTGCACGATTTTCTGGGGGAGTTGGAGCGGTTCGGGGAACTGCACCGGGTTCAGGCCGAGGTGGACCCGCTGCTGGAGGTGGCCGCGGTCACCGGTAGGGTGAGCAGACTTCCCGGCGGCGGTCCGGCACTCCTCTTCGAACGGGTGAAGGGCGCGGCGGTTCCGGTCGCCACCAACCTCTTCGGTTCTTTTAGCCGAATGGCCCTGGCCCTGGGTGTGCCTTCCCTTGACGCCCTTTCCGGCCGGATGGAAGAGCTTCTGGCGCAGCTTCCGCCCGATCAGGCCGCCCTTGGGCTTGCGGCGCTGCCGCACCTTGATGAGTTCCGGCGCTTCGCGCCGGTGGTGACCGGCGGGGGCGGCTGCCGGGATGTTGTCGAGGATGCTCCCGATCTCGGCCGCTATCCCTTTTTGCAGAGTTGGCCGGGTGATGGCGGGCGTTTCATAACCCTCCCCCAGGTGTTCACTAGTGACCCGGAAAGTGGGGCCCCCAACTGCGGCATGTACCGGGTGCGGATCTTTAACGGCAACAGGGTCGGAATCCACTGGTATGCCGGTAGCGGCGCCGAGCTCCACTGGCGGGAGTACCGGGAGCGGGGCGAACGGATGCCGGTGGCGGTGGCCCTGGGGGGAGACCCGGCGGCCATGGTTGCCGCAACCCTCCCCCTGCCGGGGAACGTGGACGAGATGCAGTTTGCCGGCTGGCTGCGGGGGAGCCCCCTCGAGATGGTCCGCTGCCGGACGAACAGCCTCCTTGTACCCGCCGGGGCCGAGATGGTCATCGAAGGGTTTATCGAGCCGGGGGAGACGGCACCGGACGGCCCTTTCGGCAACCATACCGGTTTCTATATGCCGTCGGCACAGGTGCCGGTTGTGCGCGTCGCTTGCATTACCAGGCGTAGCGACTGCATCTGCCCCGCCACGGTGGTGGGGCCTCCACCCGCCGAGGACTGCTTCATGGCCAAGGCTGCGGAGCGGCTCTTCCTGCCGCTTGTGCGGCGCCGGTGGCCCGGCATTACCGACATCAACTTTCCCCTGGAGTGGATTTTCCATGGTGGTGCCGTCATCTCCGTGAGCGCTGCGGGGGAGGGGGACGTCAGGCGCCTTGTGGATGAGGCGTGCGCTGCGGGGATGCTGGGTTCGGCGCGGATCGTGGTGGTGGTGAACGATGATATTGATGTCCGCGACCTTCCCAGGGTGGCGTGGCGTGTCATGAATATGGCCGACTGGCGGAGCGATCTCTTTGTGGACGAGGGGCGGGGAACCCCACCGCTGCCGTGGCTCGGAGGGAGGCTTTTTATTGATGCCACCCGAAAGGGGCCGGGTCCCCCGGTTTTCCCGGAGATTGCCATGGACGGCTCCGTGGAGCGGCGCGTGGAAGAACGGTGGAAGGAGTACGGTTTTTGATGGAGAGACGTTGGCTGCGGGGATTGATTCTGCTGCTCTGCTTCCTGGCGTTGCCTGGGTGCTACTATTTGCGGCTGGCTGCCGAGCCTTTGCCGAAGCCGCGATTCGTGACCCTGCGGCCGGCCGATGAGGTATATGCGGAAGTGAGGACACTCCTGCCGAGGATCGGTTACGTGATCGAGCAGGAGGATCCGAAGGAACGGACGCTCCTGACCGAATTCAGCCACATCGCGACCCGTGCGGGCGGCATTACCCTGCCGGCCGGGGGGCGCCTCTACTTCCATAAGCTCCGGGTGAAAGTGGGTGGGGGCGAAGGAGGGGCAGACGTGGAACTGGAGTCGGTCGATCTGGAAATTCGCTCAAGCTATGTCTACGAAGAGGATGGGAAGGTTCTTTCCTTCAAGAAGCGATATCCCTACGATCACTACCCCAGCATGTTCGACCTCTCTTCGGTGCACAACGAGCTCGGACGGGTCAGGGTTTACCTGGAAACTGCCCTCGAGAATGGGGGAACGCATGGTAAGTGAGGAAAGGATAAGCATGGGGATATTCGGGAAGATCAAGGTTTTTCTGGAGATGATAAAGTTCTCCCACACGGTCTTTGCCCTCCCATTTGCGTTTACCGGGGCGGTGCTGGCTGCGGGTGGGTTTCCGACGGCGTACCAGGCGTTCTGGATATTGATGGCAATGGTGGGGGCCCGGACCGCCGCCATGGGGATGAATCGGGTCATCGACGCGGAGATTGACGCCCGCAACCCCCGCACCGCCGGCCGCGCCATCCCGGCGGGGCTAATCGGCAAGGGAACCGCTGTAGCCTTCATCGTCATTTCGACCCTCCTCATGCTCTACGCGGCTTACCGGCTGAACCCCCTCTGCCTCTACCTCTCGCCGGTGGCCCTTTTCTTTCTGGTTCTCTACTCCTACTGCAAGCGGTTTACGGCCCTGGCCCACGTGGTGCTCGGCATCTGTCTGTCCGCCGGTCCCCTGGGGGCCTGGATCGCCATACGGGGAACGGTGGAGCTCCCCGCGCTGCTTCTGGCTTTTGCGGTCCTCTTCTGGGTGGCAGGCTTCGACATCCTCTATGCCCTTCAAGACCTGGAGTTCGACCGGGGGGCCGGGCTTCACTCGATTCCGTCGCGGCTTGGGGTGAACGGGTCTCTCTGGACCGCCCGCCTTTTCCACTTGGCGATGGTGGCACTGCTGGCGGGGCTCTATGTCAGCGCCGGCCTCGGCGTCTGGTACCTGGCGGGGTTCGGGCTTTGCGTCGCCATGCTCGTTTATGAGCACTGGCTTTTGCGGGGGGGGGACCTCTCCCGTCTGGACGCCGCCTTTTTCGCCATGAACGGCTACATCAGCATCACCCTCTTTGTCGCAACTTTCGTGGATGTGCTGGCGCAGAGGGGGGGGGTATGAGCGGCACGGTTATTGTGGGAATCACCGGGGCCTCGGGCTCAGTCTACGGGCTGCGGCTCTGCGATGAGCTCCTGAAGGCCGGGAAGCGAATCGTGGTTGTCGCCAGCAGCACCGGCCTCGGCGTGGTGCGGGAGGAGACAAACCTGGACCTTTCCGGG
The nucleotide sequence above comes from Geobacter benzoatilyticus. Encoded proteins:
- a CDS encoding Fic family protein — its product is MPKLIAEQDLRQIEARIAAYPRGIGITDLEKALSAAGIVMNRRSLLRRLSILIQSNRIRATGAFKGRVYWPIMPETARGTEPEESLIPLSEAGRKVRCYVSQPIQRREPVGYRRDFLLSYPESGPYLNDATRAHLHQIGRSHQGALPAGTMARQVMGRLLIDLSWASSYLEGNTYSLLETERLISFGQAAEGKDALETQMILNHKQAIEFLVEDADEIGLNRYSILNLHAILSDNLLPNPEACGRLRQIAVGIGGSVYTPISTTQLLDEYFQRVLDTADAITDPFEQAFFALVHLSYLQPFEDVNKRVARLVANIPLVRHNLCPLSFIDVPKRSYVEGILGVYELNRIELLRDVFVWGYERSVKRYLSTREELGEPDPFRMKYRSALTEVVRHVVLQAQESVREFVSEWAAKHIPETDRSRFISLVHTELKGLHEGNIARFRLRPAEFQAWREKKTSTSPNSATGSSPC
- a CDS encoding ATP-binding protein, with the translated sequence MTIDRSTEYLLSLFNELRKLPRETEWVEFKHNNDDPEEIGEYLSALANAAALTGKVHAYLVWGVDNDTHEVVGTTFDPGKARVGNEEMESWLLRLLSPKINFRFHPFLSDGKPVVLLEIGAAFRHPVQFKGTEYIRVGSYKKKLKDFPEKERDLWRVFDRIPFEREIAAENVTVEEVLKLLDYPAYFDLLSLPLPEGRDGILSALAGEEMIAPGKAGKWNITNLGAVLFAKRLADFRPLRRKAVRVVLYKGESRVETVREQEGAKGYASGFEGLIGFVTNLLPSNEVIGQALRKEVPMFPDLAIRELVANAIIHQDFHLSGTAPMVEIFSNRMEITNPGLPLVRTDRFLDSPPKSRNEALASFMRRIGVCEERGSGVDKVVFQTELYQLPAPLFETSDEHTRAVLFAHREFRGMDKADRIRACYLHACLRYVQRDFMTNTTLRERFGIEEKNSSMASRIIRDTIEAGLIRCHDETVGSKARKYLPWWA
- a CDS encoding SEC-C metal-binding domain-containing protein — encoded protein: MSTGADMKIGRNDPCPCGSGIKYKKCCAGKQEAGGQPAGMGEAMGELRELLKGQSFSSLEEANAFIGKHMQQRNQAPMDDFHGLSSEQMHRFLHFPFETPHLVTFPSQLDIAPEAPIMTFFNLLADAIGEEGLKATATGNLPRNFCREAALAFLGEEGYREKTRFCGINTEPDFPELHVTRLVAELAGLIRKYKGRFILGRECRKLLAEKGPSGIYPRLLRAFTREYNWGYQDRYPDFQIIQQSFLFTLHLLQRFGAEWQMSGFYADNFLRAFPAVLGEAQPLHFETAEDMVGRCYAIRVLDRFAGFLGLAEIERDPDKRFSDEFRLRKLPLLDHVVQFHP
- a CDS encoding tyrosine-type recombinase/integrase; translation: MKFTDRFLQSIKPPEKEYCIREGHGFTLRVLPSGVKTFQYIYTLNGKRHRLNLGQYPKVSLAEAREKFREAALLVGKGVNPQAEPVVAKEEAPFTVADLVEQYKKFTEQHRAASTSRETVRTLDKYVLPAWSHRRVSDIRRRDAIDLIDPIAAETPGQARGVMKIARAMFNFALERELADFNPFTRLPAAVPSIKPVSTSRTLSDAEIKFVWKLLHSANAPGTPETRRALLLVLVTAQRPGEVTGMTWDEIDGNWWTIPPERIKTRNHRQEAHRVFLSPLALRLIGENPNYSSYVFPGPSLVAPLQRHALSHMVCDERDGGRPTGDGKKTEEMKEYFGLPRWTPHDLRRTTATKLSELGCPDEIIDAILNHAKQGVIGVYNRNKYDKEKKEWLTKWARHLEKLVSEKVS
- a CDS encoding UbiD family decarboxylase, which codes for MGFDTLHDFLGELERFGELHRVQAEVDPLLEVAAVTGRVSRLPGGGPALLFERVKGAAVPVATNLFGSFSRMALALGVPSLDALSGRMEELLAQLPPDQAALGLAALPHLDEFRRFAPVVTGGGGCRDVVEDAPDLGRYPFLQSWPGDGGRFITLPQVFTSDPESGAPNCGMYRVRIFNGNRVGIHWYAGSGAELHWREYRERGERMPVAVALGGDPAAMVAATLPLPGNVDEMQFAGWLRGSPLEMVRCRTNSLLVPAGAEMVIEGFIEPGETAPDGPFGNHTGFYMPSAQVPVVRVACITRRSDCICPATVVGPPPAEDCFMAKAAERLFLPLVRRRWPGITDINFPLEWIFHGGAVISVSAAGEGDVRRLVDEACAAGMLGSARIVVVVNDDIDVRDLPRVAWRVMNMADWRSDLFVDEGRGTPPLPWLGGRLFIDATRKGPGPPVFPEIAMDGSVERRVEERWKEYGF
- a CDS encoding 4-hydroxybenzoate octaprenyltransferase, which produces MVSEERISMGIFGKIKVFLEMIKFSHTVFALPFAFTGAVLAAGGFPTAYQAFWILMAMVGARTAAMGMNRVIDAEIDARNPRTAGRAIPAGLIGKGTAVAFIVISTLLMLYAAYRLNPLCLYLSPVALFFLVLYSYCKRFTALAHVVLGICLSAGPLGAWIAIRGTVELPALLLAFAVLFWVAGFDILYALQDLEFDRGAGLHSIPSRLGVNGSLWTARLFHLAMVALLAGLYVSAGLGVWYLAGFGLCVAMLVYEHWLLRGGDLSRLDAAFFAMNGYISITLFVATFVDVLAQRGGV